The window CGGCGACATCCTCCTCGTCATGGACGCCGATCTCTCGCATCCGCCTGAGGCCGTCCCGCGACTCGCGGCAGCGATCGAGGAGGGCGCGGACCTCGCGGTGGGAAGCCGCTACGTAAAGGGCGGTGGCACCGAGGACTGGCCGCTGAAGCGGCGCGTCGTGTCGCGCGCGGCCTGTCTCATGGGGAATCTGCTCGTGCCGATCCGCGACTGCACATCCGGCTTCTTCGCGATCCGCAAGTCGGCGCTCGACGGCGTGAAGCTCAACCCGATCGGATTCAAGATCGGCTTCGAGGTCATGGCGCGCGCGCACTACAAGAAGGCCGTCGAGGTCCCGTATGTGTTCCGCGACCGCGAGCTCGGCAAATCAAAGTTCGGCCGCCGCGAGATCCTGCAGTACCTCGTGCAGCTGGGCCAGGTCGCGCGTGATCGAGTGCTCCACAGAACTTGACGTTTCGGTAACGAAGACTGCGAAGCATTGACGCTCGTCCGACGGGGCAGGTGACTTGCGCGCTCGCACACATGGAGGAGAGGGACATACGGCTCGGCGCCCCGTGATGACGGCACGCTCATCGATGTACTTGATCGCGTGCTCGACAAAGGCATCGTCATCGACGCGTTACCTCCTGTACGCGGACAAGCTGGATCTGAGATACCTACCATCTCGCGGGTGAGGGAGCCGGCTCCGACGGCCACGTCTCAGCTCGTCTTCGTTTCTCTCATCGGCTTCCGGCCAGAAGGGACGCGAGTCCTCCGCGACCGCACCCAGACGACCGCGAACGGCACGAGGCTCATGGTCCTCGCCGCCGCAGCCGCACGGGATCGCACGGATGTCGTGATCGAGTGGGAGCGCACGGGCGATCCCGCGACTTGTCCTCCCGACTCGCAGCTTCTCTGGCACACCAACAGCCAGCCACTGGAGCACGGACTCACCGTTGACCTCCTGGTCGGCACCGGCCGAGTCAGTGCGATCCGGATGGCTCGTCGGGCGTACCACTCGAGCCACCCTTCCATCGGGGCGATCGACGCGGTCAGCTTTGGGTCGCTGCCGGCCGGGACCAGCGCCGCCGAGCTGCTTGTGACCGAGGGCGAACGCGAGTGGCGCGCGCAGCTCGCTGTCGTGCCACGCGACGCGAACGCCTCCGCGCTCACGGCGGAGCTCAACCGCGACGGAATCGCCGTTCGCGCGACCGCTGTCGCGAAGGACCGGGACAAAGTCGTCGTCGAGCTCGAGGTCGTGGCGCCGCATCAGATCCGGCAGGTCGGTGCGCCGCTGACCGCACCAGTGCGCTTCGCAAGCACGAGTGACGAGGATCAGCGGGCCCGCAGAGCCAAGATTCGTCGTGTCCTCGGCCAGCACTCTCGACCGATCACGCTAGAGGACGATCGAGGCGGCCGGACCGACGAGGGCCGCCGTCTCTTTTCACAGGAGCCACAGCAACGCGCGCCGGGCACCCCGTACGTCAGTCGATTCGTTGTCGCGTTCGACGCGCCAGGCACCGCTGCGAAATCCGCAACGATCGTGGTCCCGTTCATCGACCTCAACGACCGCGAGCCTTCCGCCAGGGCGGATCTGCGCGATGTGCCACTTGATGTGAAGCTCGGCGAACACCAATTCCGAGTCATCAGCGCCGAGCCGATCGGGACGGATCAGCGACACGTCGTCCTCACCATCGCGCCGTCCCAGTCACGGCCTCGGTTCACGCAGCCAGCCCGGATGCACGGCACCGACGACAAGAACTTCGCCTGGAATCCCGACTCGACTCCGGGCGACAGTGTTTCGCTCACGACGAAGGTCGGCGATCCGCCGATCGTCACCTTCACCGGCGCAGTGCTGCGTATCGACGGACCGCTGCGCCTGGAGATTCCTCTCCGCTAGCGGGGCCCGAGCTCGTCGCGCAACGCGTCGATCACGTAGGTCTGCTCCTCGTCGGTCATCGCCGCGTAGAGCGGGATGAGCATCGTCGTGCGCGTCGCCTCCTCAGTCACGGGCAGGCTCACCTTGCCGTATCGCGACGTGTAGGTCTTCTCCAGGTGCGAGGCCATGACGCCGCGACGCGTGGCGATCCCGCGGCGCAGGAGGTTGGTCATGAGCTCCTCGCGATCAAGCCGGCACTCCTTCGTGAGGCGCAGGCAGTACGACTGGTAGGTGTGATCCGCGTACGGAGGCACGAATGGGACCTCGATACCGCGGATGTCGGATAGCTCCTCGTTGTATCGCTTGGCGCGCGCGCGACGGACACGGAGCAGCTCGTCGAGCCGGCGCAGCTGCACGAGACCGATTGATGCCTGGATGTCGGTCATCCGGTAGTTGAACCCGAGCTCGTTGTACTCCTCGATGATCACGCGATCCGAGCTGTGGCGCTCGAGGTCGGACACGCTCATGCCGTGCGCGCGCAGCTTGCGGGCGCGTCCGGCGAGCGCGTCGTCGTCGGTCGTGATCATCCCGCCCTCGCCGGTGGTGATCACCTTGCGCGGGTGGAAAGAGAAGACGGTCTGATGAGCGTTCGCTCCGACGCGGCGTCCCTTGTACGACTCGCCGATCGCGGGCGCGGCGTCCTCGACGACGTCGATACCGTGCCGCTTCGCGATGTCATTGACCGCGTCGATATCACAGCCGAGGCCGATCTGGTCGATCGGCATGATCGCCTTCGTCCGCTTGGTGATCCGCTTCTCGATGTCCTTGGGATCGACGTTGAACGTGCGCGGATCGACTTCGCAGAACACGACGTCGGCGCCGGTGTAGAGCACCGCGTTCGCGGAGGCGATGAAGGTGAACGACGGCACGATGACCTCGTCACCGCGGCCGATACCGATGCTCGCGAGCGCGAGATGCAGTCCGGTGGTGCACGACGTGGTCGCGATGCCGTGCTTTGCTCCAACATAGGCGGCCACGGCCTTCTCGAACTCGGCGACCTTCGGGCCCTGCGTCACCCAGCCGCTCTTGATCGACTCGTATGGAGCGCGGGCCTCTTCTTCGGTCAACGCGGGCTTGGTGATCGGGATGTTCATCTTCCGCTGCGTCTCGGTAGCCATGTGCCCC is drawn from Candidatus Limnocylindria bacterium and contains these coding sequences:
- a CDS encoding polyprenol monophosphomannose synthase: MSVVVPTYNEVGSLRHLVPRLAAALAVHTWELIVVDDGSPDGTADLAESYAAVHPVQVIRRPGKAGLASAVLAGFAQARGDILLVMDADLSHPPEAVPRLAAAIEEGADLAVGSRYVKGGGTEDWPLKRRVVSRAACLMGNLLVPIRDCTSGFFAIRKSALDGVKLNPIGFKIGFEVMARAHYKKAVEVPYVFRDRELGKSKFGRREILQYLVQLGQVARDRVLHRT
- a CDS encoding DegT/DnrJ/EryC1/StrS family aminotransferase; amino-acid sequence: MATETQRKMNIPITKPALTEEEARAPYESIKSGWVTQGPKVAEFEKAVAAYVGAKHGIATTSCTTGLHLALASIGIGRGDEVIVPSFTFIASANAVLYTGADVVFCEVDPRTFNVDPKDIEKRITKRTKAIMPIDQIGLGCDIDAVNDIAKRHGIDVVEDAAPAIGESYKGRRVGANAHQTVFSFHPRKVITTGEGGMITTDDDALAGRARKLRAHGMSVSDLERHSSDRVIIEEYNELGFNYRMTDIQASIGLVQLRRLDELLRVRRARAKRYNEELSDIRGIEVPFVPPYADHTYQSYCLRLTKECRLDREELMTNLLRRGIATRRGVMASHLEKTYTSRYGKVSLPVTEEATRTTMLIPLYAAMTDEEQTYVIDALRDELGPR